Part of the Janibacter alkaliphilus genome is shown below.
GCTCGACGCCCATCATCCGGGCGAGCAGGGTGTGCTCGAAATAGGCGGAGTTGTAGACGCCGGGGGTGAGCACGACGACGGTGGGGTCGCTGTGCCCCTCGGGGGCCGACTCCCGCAGCGCCTCCAGCAGGATCCGCGGGTAGTCGTGCACCGGCCGGATCCGCATCGTGGCGAAGGCCTCGGGGAAGACGTTGGCCATCGCCCGGCGGTTGGCGATGACGTAGGAGACGCCCGAGGGCACCCGGACGTTGTCCTCCAGCACCCGGAAGGTGCCCTGCTCGTCACGGATGAGGTCGATGCCGCTGACGTGGGCGCGCACCCCGTTGGTGGGCCGGATCCCGGCGACGGCCTGGTGGTAGTGGCTCGAGGTGGCGATGAGCTTCCACGGGATGATGCCGTCCTCGACGGCGCGCGGCACGCCAGAGCTGCGGCTGTAGATGTCGTCGAGGAAGGCCTCCAGGGCGCGCACCCGCTGGGCGACGCCGCGCTCGACCGTCTGCCAGCTGTCGGCGTCGATGACCCGGGGCACCGCGTCCAGCGGGAACGGGCGCTCCTCGCCGGCGTGGTCGAAGGTCACGCCCTGGTCGAGGAAGGTGCGCGCGAGGGCGTCCGCGCGGTCCTTGAGGCTGTCCGCGTCCATCGAGCGGAGGGTGTGATGGATCGGCTTGTACGGCGCCCGGGGGGTGCCGCCCTCGTCGAGCATCTCGTCCCAGGCGCGTCCGGCGGTGTACTCGCTGAAGAGGCTGGGCCCCGACGAGCGCGCGGCCCCGTCGCCTTGCGTCTGTCCGTGTACCTGCGTCACGTCCCCCACCCTAGGGGGGCGATGTTTCGCGGCGGTGTCCCCGGGTGCTGCGGGGTGTCGTCAGCGCAGACCGACGAGGACCCGGTCGTCACCGACCTGGCGGACCACGCCGACGCTGCGGCACCCGCCCTCGGTGAGGGCGTCGAGGTAGTCCTGCACGACCGCACGATGCTGCACCTCGTGCTCGAGAGCGGCCGTGGCACGCTCGGCCATCAGGTCGGCGAGCTCCGGCGCGGCCGCGACGGCGTCCCACCACTGCTGCCACCCCAGGGCGCCCTCGTCCTCGTACCGTTCGGCGCTGCGGCGGGTGAGGTGACTCTCGAGGTCGACGAGGCGCGAGTCGTCCCCGAGGGGGATGTGGTCGGCGTCGACCAGCACCCCGGAGGGTCGCAGCGCCGCCGCGGCCCCCCGCAGCACGGACTGCAGCTCGGGCCGGTCCAACCAGTGCAGCGCGGTGCTGCTCACCACCGCGTCGGGCGCACGGTCCAGGGCCAGACGCTCCAGCCACCCCTCGTCCCGGAGGTCCAGCTGCTGCACGCTGGCGCGTTCGTCGAGCACGGCCCGAGCCAGCCCGAGCAGCAGCGGGTCCATGTCGACGGCGATCACCC
Proteins encoded:
- a CDS encoding class I SAM-dependent methyltransferase, giving the protein MQPTSASERDVSPASASGQMLEPETARAWVESWDRQQATFFDDREERFQAVLDVLEHTLDRPDPLVLDLGCGPGSLTSRLLARFPQARVIAVDMDPLLLGLARAVLDERASVQQLDLRDEGWLERLALDRAPDAVVSSTALHWLDRPELQSVLRGAAAALRPSGVLVDADHIPLGDDSRLVDLESHLTRRSAERYEDEGALGWQQWWDAVAAAPELADLMAERATAALEHEVQHRAVVQDYLDALTEGGCRSVGVVRQVGDDRVLVGLR